One Onthophagus taurus isolate NC chromosome 11, IU_Otau_3.0, whole genome shotgun sequence genomic window carries:
- the LOC139431766 gene encoding uncharacterized protein: MITDNDHNETKLNPNDLQSSTSAVEIQINKNDRTNNAHNGSKKRSSASIVGNEVTTDSNNRNPPKLPSNSLPNTSSGVNNHGDHNQDLYTITRTGITKFNLRKIPKIRKKVVIIGCKSTFYRAKKKSENIKFFRFPKDNKICNLWLKNSGRQDLMKFDTCKLYKSYRICSLHFGNDMYLGPDKTRLLSQAVPSVYIQPLLDRSTSSTPALEPPQKIKILQNIHVSIPVTDPTLESFESSPMSPLRTQTIKGLSTDTSPSMSPMGTQTSKKLYTDTPRKRKLSLVIKDLQEENIFLKKRIQELEENTIKPPLDINLWKNMCDKFLTPEMSKFIKIQGEQSTKNSHGHRYSNEFKKFALSLYFLGHKCYRYLRRSFVLPSKRVLERYAAKVRLVEGVNPISFEILKIKVNTMSENDKICALCVDEMNLKFNLFYNFGNDEVVGLESDGKIRINKPAHCVTTIMA, encoded by the exons ATGATAACTGATAATGATcataatgaaacaaaattgAATCCGAATGATTTGCAGTCAAGCACCTCTGCGGTTGAGATtcagattaataaaaatgatcgTACTAATAATGCTCATAATGGATCTAAAAAGCGGTCAAGTGCTTCTATTGTTGGTAACGAGGTGACAACTGACAGTAATAATCGTAATCCACCTAAACTGCCTAGTAATTCGCTGCCAAATACTTCGTCAGGAGTTAATAATCACGGTGATCATAATCAAGATTTGTACACAATCACAAGAACtggaataacaaaatttaatttgcgaaaaattccaaaaatacgGAAGAAAGTAGTGA TTATAGGGTGTAAATCTACATTTTATAGGGCGAAAAAGAAAAGCgagaatataaaattttttcgatttccAAAAGATAACAAAATATGTAATTTATGGCTAAAAAATAGTGGTCGACaagatttaatgaaatttgataCATGTAAACTTTATAAATCCTATCGCATATGTAGTCTTCATTTTGGTAACGATATGTATTTGGGCCCTGACAAAACACGACTGTTATCTCAAGCTGTACCGTCTGTATATATTCAACCATTACTTGATCGCTCGACGTCATCAACACCTGCGTTAGAACCaccacaaaaaataaaaattttacaaaatattcaTGTATCAATTCCAGTCACAGACCCAACATTAGAATCGTTTGAGTCCTCACCGATGTCTCCTCTGAGGACACAAACAATAAAAGGACTGTCCACGGATACGTCTCCATCAATGTCTCCCATGGGGACacaaacatcaaaaaaattgtatacagATACGCCCCGAAAACGAAAACTATCACTAGTGATAAAAGATCTTCaagaagaaaacatttttctaaaaaaacgAATTCAGGAGTTGGAAGAAAATACTATAAAACCACCACTAGATATTAATTTATGGAAGAATATGTGTGACAAATTTTTAACGCcggaaatgtcaaaatttatcaaaatacaAGGAGAGCAGTCAACAAAAAACAGTCACGGTCACCGGTACTCCAACGAATTCAAGAAATTTGCGctatctttatattttttgggACATAAATGTTACAGATACCTAAGAAGAAGTTTTGTTTTACCTTCCAAGAGAGTCCTCGAAAGATATGCGGCCAAAGTTAGACTTGTTGAGGGTGTAAACCCAATTtcgtttgaaattttaaaaattaaagtgaaTACTATGAGTGAAAATGACAAAATCTGTGCTCTGTGTGTTGATGAAAtgaacttaaaatttaatttattttataactttggTAATGATGAAGTTGTGGGTTTAGAATCTGATGGAAAAATTAGAATCAACAAGCCGGCCCATTGTGTCACTACTATAATGGCTTGA
- the LOC111418019 gene encoding uncharacterized protein, which yields MDRKTLAALILLEEEEDDDIRLLLSIREDTSELYKSRNQEGYFEILIRNHLNADDEKFRSFFRLNKEQFNFVLNLVHADLKKQSTNCVKNPISPEEKLALTLRFLATGETFKSLSFAFRISSSYISIVVRETLEVLCLRLVPIFLPPQNEIDMKEKAQEFWNKWNFPNCVAGVDGKHIRVFCPRKSGSLFFNYKDYFSIVLLAMVDANCKFLFVDVGAYGKEGDSTIFSTSEMGKQVYSGKLFPKDEMLPNSNKKLPYVVVGDEAFRLHRHLMKPYSKLSAKSDRRKTIYNYRLCRARRVTENAFGLLSQIFRIYYTPIAINPESCDKLIMVTCCLHNLLRDAFLEKGNRPFYEYDPNVQIPNNVTPLAGAGGFASANGLEVREMFTQFFNEDGALHWQNDRVFRVSS from the exons atggataGGAAGACGTTAGCGGCATTGATTTTgctagaagaagaagaagatgatgatATTAGGCTTTTGCTATCCATTCGTGAGGACACTAGCGAGTTATATAAATCTCGAAACCAAGAAGGGTATTTTGAAATACTTATAAGAAATCATCTCAATGCCGATGATGAAAAGTTTCGCAGTTTCTTCAGGCTAAATAAagagcaatttaattttgtgttgAATCTCGTTCATGCAGATTTGAAGAAACAATCCACAAATTGTGTGAAAAACCCAATTTCTCCTGAGGAAAAGTTAGCGTTGACCTTAAG gtttttaGCTACAGGTGAAACATTTAAATCCCTTTCATTTGCCTTTCGTATCTCATCCAGCTACATTTCAATTGTTGTCCGAGAAACATTAGAAGTGCTATGTCTGCGTTTAGTTCCTATATTTCTACCACCACAAAATGAAATAGATATGAAGGAAAAAGCACAGGAATTTTGGAATAAGTGGAATTTTCCTAACTGCGTCGCAGGAGTTGATGGCAAACATATTCGAGTTTTTTGTCCCAGAAAAAGCGGATCGCTATTCTTCAATTACAAGGATTATTTCTCAATAGTATTGCTTGCTATGGTAGATGcaaattgcaaatttttatttgtggaTGTTGGTGCCTATGGAAAAGAAGGAGATAGTACCATTTTTTCAACTTCTGAAATGGGCAAACAAGTGTACTCTggaaaattatttccaaaagaCGAAATGCTTCCCAATTCGAACAAAAAGTTGCCGTATGTTGTAGTTGGCGATGAAGCGTTTAGATTACACAGACATTTAATGAAACCATACAGCAAATTATCTGCTAAATCGGATAGGAGGAAAACTATTTACAACTATCGATTATGCAGAGCTCGACGAGTCACTGAAAACGCATTTGGTCTTTTAAGCCAAATTTTTCGCATTTACTACACACCAATAGCTATAAATCCAGAATCGTGTGATAAGTTGATCATGGTAACTTGTTGTTTGCACAATCTGTTAAGAGATGCATTTTTGGAGAAAGGCAATCGACCCTTTTACGAATATGATCCAAATGTACAGATCCCGAACAATGTGACTCCATTAGCAGGAGCAGGTGGCTTTGCAAGTGCAAATGGTTTGGAAGTAAGGGAAATGTTCACCCAGTTTTTTAATGAGGATGGGGCACTCCATTGGCAGAATGATCGTGTTTTTAGAGTGTCCAGTTAA
- the LOC111418020 gene encoding uncharacterized protein produces MSQKFSHDDDELLIEQVREYPCIYDHANKDFKDHQIRENAWNKIGVVLLKKSEDCKLRWKNIRDNYLKQKRKQKQGTGSAASTRPSKWHLYEQLTFLELLKSERSRIQNCNVQQNTESSQNTQDSGDEDVQTDSESQSRIIEDDVGSPDSIHLNQPNPKILKRTNMDDRSRSNTPTCSSSTPSNAKAKLLHELEERSKHRLHVLSQLTHQKEEDEVDLFMRSIALMVKKLPPNLISQAKLQILTLVTNLQASSPIINIPHTQTQPHQPQAPTPTFSLNTSHNTSTPDDHTPTTFMTPYSNDYYNMK; encoded by the exons atgtCGCAAAAATTTTCTCATGATGATGacgaattattaattgaacAAGTACGTGAATATCCTTGCATTTACGACCATGCAAATAAGGACTTTAAGGATCACCAGATTCGGGAAAATGCGTGGAATAAGATTGGTGTAGTGTTATTGAAGAAAT cCGAGGATTGTAAATTGCGATGGAAAAATATTCGCGATAActacttaaaacaaaaaagaaaacaaaagcAAGGAACTGGTTCGGCAGCATCAACAAGACCATCAAAATGGCATTTATACGAACAGCTAACATTTTTGGAACTTCTCAAATCTGAACGAAG cCGCATTCAAAATTGTAATGTACAGCAAAACACCGAATCATCTCAGAATACTCAGGATAGCGGCGATGAAGATGTTCAAACTGATTCGGAATCGCAATCAAGAATAATTGAAGACGACGTAGGATCACCAGATTCCATACATTTAAATCAGCCAAATCCGAAAATACTAAAAAGAACAAACATGGACGATAGAAGCCGTTCAAACACGCCAACTTGCAGCAGTTCAACACCTAGCAACGCAAAAGCGAAATTATTACACGAATTGGAAGAACGGTCTAAACATCGTCTTCACGTTCTATCACAATTAACGCACCAAAAGGAAGAAGATGAAGTGGATTTATTCATGAGAAGCATCGCTCTAATGGTAAAAAAGCTACCTCCCAATTTAATATCGCAAGCAAAGTTACAAATCCTAACACTAGTGACTAATTTACAAGCATCTTCCCCAATAATAAATATTCCACATACACAGACACAACCCCACCAACCACAGGCACCAACTCCAACATTTTCCCTCAATACTTCCCATAATACAAGTACACCTGACGATCATACGCCCACTACGTTTATGACACCCTATTCAAACGACTATTACAACATGAAATAA